Proteins from one Anthonomus grandis grandis chromosome 8, icAntGran1.3, whole genome shotgun sequence genomic window:
- the LOC126739686 gene encoding protein TSSC4 has translation MSSFNLNSGNTEFNDRQKKVFDQLLVLENNRKSLPSEESNRNDQRPNRDNRRAQKSETKHFRGKESMFKRPQNPAPRNYINKIPDFKKNPHKWTKYSLEDVQDVTEESNTKSAMDFLKQLAERRKAEQGIIEEPKLTELPSKIVFNTHIKTRKDTAQEDQDNKMSFSSSKLIMPEYVIGQNAVKKSKSSKKNKPEKGVELKLDHLSYEDE, from the exons atgagtagttttaatttaaattctggTAATACGGAGTTTAATGACCgacaaaaaaaggtttttgaccAATTACTGGTGTTAGAAAATAACCGAAAGAGTTTACCGTCAGAGGAAAGCAATAGGAATGACCAAAGACCCAACAGGGACAACAGAAGGGCCCAAAAAAGTGAAACTAAACACTTTAGGGGCAAAGAAAGTATGTTTAAAAGACCGCAAAATCCCGCACCTAGAAACTACATCAACAA GATaccagactttaaaaaaaaccctcATAAGTGGACCAAATATTCCCTGGAGGACGTCCAGGATGTCACAGAGGAAAGTAACACGAAATCTGCCATGGATTTCTTAAAACAATTGGCAGAAAGACGGAAAGCCGAACAAGGCATAATTGAAGAGCCAAAACTCACTGAACTTCCAAGCAAGATTGTCTTTAATACACatataaaaacaagaaaag acACAGCACAGGAGGATCAAGATAATAAAATGTCATTCTCAAGTTCAAAGCTCATAATGCCAGAGTATGTTATAGGACAAAATGCCGTTAAGAAAAGCAAGAGTAGTAAGAAAAATAAACCGGAGAAGGGAGTGGAACTGAAACTGGATCATTTAAGTTACGAGGATGAATAG